DNA from Clarias gariepinus isolate MV-2021 ecotype Netherlands chromosome 23, CGAR_prim_01v2, whole genome shotgun sequence:
TGACGGTTGGCATGGCTCAGCTGAATCTCCATTTCATTGAGATCTCCCTCCATCTTCTTCTTGACCCTTAAAGCATCATTCCTGCTTCTTACCTCAGAATCCAGAGTGGTCTGCATGGACTCAATCACCCTCTGGCTGTTTCTCTTGATCTGCTCCATCTCTTCATCCTTCTCAGCCAGTTTCCTGTCAATCTCACCCTTAACCTGGTTAAGCTCAAGCTGGAAACGGAGGATCTTAGACTCTTCATGTTCAAGTGTACCCTAAAGAAATAGGTTGGATGTGAAATGATGTAATGCACATCCAGTTTGACTTTATTTTCTGCTTGTTTTAGTTTAGTTACCTCGGCTTCTTCAAGAGCAGTTTGGATTTCTGATTTCTCAGTTTCCACTGTCTTTTTTGCTTTCTCCAGCTCATGGATGGTTTTTCCAGTCTCCCCGATTTGTTCAGTCAGGTCAGAAATCTCCTCTGCAGATGAGAGAAAATTCATAGGTTGTTGGTTTCCATTTTACTAAGGATTTACATATAAATTTCTGTTTAACATACGCTGTAGATTCTTGTTCTCCCTTTTCAGAGTCTCCAGATGATCAAGTGTTTCCTCATATGAGTTCTTCATTTTAAAGAGCTCAGTGCTAAGAGAGCGAGATTCTTTCTGAGCTCCCTCCAATTCAGCCTGGCCTTCCTCATACTTCTGCTTCCATTCTGCCAAGACCTAAATGTCACCATAAAAAGGATCATGTAACTTGCTTCTGTCAGTttaataacctttttttcttaattaatattttatcaataGGTGTTCACCTTGTCAAAGTTCCTCTGCTTCTTGTCTAGATTTGCAGCCAGGGCATTGGCTCTCTCAACATCTATCATGAGGTCCTCCACTTCACCCTGCAGTCTCTGCTTGGTCTTTTCCAGAGAAGCACATTTGGAGTTCACAGCTTCAATGGATTCCTCTGCTTCTTGTAGACGCTGAGCAAGCTTTTTTCTGTAAGGAAGTTAATCAGCAATATGTTGTAAATGTGGTTGTGATGTGGGTTATTTGTTTAGACACAACTGTTTGTCACTGCGTTATGAATTTACTTAGACTCCTCAAGCTCCTCAGTACGCTGGATGGCATCAGTCTCGTATTTGGTTCTCCACTGAGCCACCTCACTGTTTGCCTTGGACATTCCACGCTGAAGCTCAGCCTTGGCCTCCTGTTCTTCCTCAAACTGCTCTCTGAGCAGATCACAATCATGACGAGCTGATTGGACAGCATGAGCGAGGGCATTCTTGGCCTGAAGTGAAGAGTTGATTTTCGGTTTACAGTGATACTCCATATAAATTTAAGCACACTAATGGTATGGACAGATTCATGTAGTTACTTTTACTATTTACCTTCACTTCCTCCTCAGTGACTCTCTTGAGTTCTTCAATTTGCTGAGTGTAAGCTTGTTTTCCTCTTGTAAGCTGGGAAACAAGTGCATCTTTCTCTTCCAGTTGCCGGCTGAGTTCGCCTGTCACCAACAACGGGGCAttagctactgtatattttaattacatgttAGGTTGAATTACAGTACTCACCATTTTCAGTCTGAAGTCTTGCCTTCTGTGTGTTAATGTCATTCAATTGACGGACATTCTCTTCGTTTTTGGTCTTGAGTTCACTCAGTTGGTCCTCAAGGGTGCGGCACATCTTCTCTAGGTTGGCCTAAATCAGAATAGAAAGGAAATGCTGTAGTAATTTATATCAGTACCTTTTATCTTAGCACTCTACTATAAGAAGTAAAGTCCATTATGATACCTTTGCTTTGGCAACAGATTCCATGTTACTAGAGAGGTCATCAATCTCCATTTTATATTCACTCTTTTCCTTCTCCAGCTTCTGTTTGACACGCTGAAGGTTGTCGATCTGCTCTCCAAGCTCAGCAACACTATCAGCTTGTTTCTTGCGAAGTGCAGCAGCCATGGCTTCATGCTGCAGAGTGGACTCTTCCAGATCACGACGCAGTTTCTGGAACTCAGCCTCACGCTTCTTGTTCATCTCAACCTGAGCAGCAGTGGCACCTCCAGCTTCCTCAAGCCTCTCACTAATCTCCTCAAGTTCCCTGGAGAGATCAGCTCTCTGCTTCTCAACTTTAGCACGAGCTGCACGTTCAGCCTCAATTTCCTCTTCCAGCTCCTCAATGCGTGCCTAAGATTTAAACGTTAGTCTTGTCTGAATTAATACCTTTGTTAGCAGAGCTTACAACCAAGATGTTTTAAATCTCATAATTACCTGGAGTTCTTTGATCTTCTTCTGAAGTTGAGCTCCCAGGGACTGTTCATCTTCAATGTTGCTCAGGAGCTGACTTACTTCAAAGTCTTTTCTGTTTTGTGCAAtgagaaagaaacaaatataataatgtacTATTACTAACAAACATGGTAAATATTCACAAGAGCTCTATATGTGCTTTAAGAACTTAAAAgttaatgtacacacactcacttcttGATCTTTTCATCAGACTGCTGCTTGTTATTCTCCAGGTCCATTATGGACTCCTGGGCCAGTTTCAAGTCACCCTCAAGCTTCCTCTTGGCTCTTTCCAGGTCCATACGGAGTTTTTTCTCTTGTTCCAGAGAACCCTCAAGCTGTGTATGTTggaatgttacatttttacctCACAATCTATAACAGAGTTAAGAAATAGCAAAATAGAAAACTCTTACATCATCAACTTGTTGCTCAAGCTTGGTTTTTGCTTTGGTCAGAGTGTTGACTTTGTCTTCCTCTGCCTGGAGATCATCCAGAGTCTGCTGGTGTGCCTCTTGGAGGGCTTTCTTCTCTTTAGTGAGCTTGGCAATGCTTTCATCCTGAGAGGTCATCTCTTCAGTGAGGTTCTTGACCTGTCACAGAGCATTGCAATAATGCTATGTGTGTAATTTCTTATTATGAATGTATAACATAACTTCAATTAATTCATTTCAACCTTGTTCTCTGTGGCATGCTTCTCTTTTTCCACTTTGGCCAAGGTGAGCTCCAGGTCATCAATGTCCTTCTTCAGCTCAGAGCACTCATCCTCCAGCTTCCTCTTCTTAGCAGTCAGCTCAGCATTAatttcctcctcatcctccagTCTCTCATTTGTGTCTTTGAGTTTAGCTTCAAGCTGGATCTTGCTCTTGATGAGCCCCTCACACCTTTCCTCAGCATCAGCAAGGTTCTCAGTTTCCTGTCATTGTAATTGTTTTAACGTAATTAATGTCATCCAAATCCCAGTAATAATTGGCCAACTCTGTTTAAAATACTTACAGATGTTACTTGGAGTTGCAGATCATTTTTCTCCTGTAGTAGAGATACCATTTTCTCCTCCAGTTCTTTCTTCTTGGCCAGTGCCTTTGCCAAGTCCTCCTTCATTTTTTCAAAGTTCTCCTTCATGGCAACCATTTCCTTCTCAGTCTCTGCACTCTTGAGAAGAGGCTTGATCTTAAAGTACAGCTTCATCCATGGCCAGTGTTTCACATTCATGAATGAGCGGATGTTGTATTGAATACTGTAGATGGACTCTCTggaattaacattaaataaggTCAGTATGCACCTGTTTAACTTAATATTGTGCATGTcttgtttaagtttttattatcTGAACCTACCTCCTTTCCATCATTTTAACAAACTCCCTCCTCATGAGATAGCCACGACACAAAGCTTGAGTCATTGTCACCAGTGATGCCAGTTTCTCATCTCGCATCTCTTCAAGGGCACCCAGAAGTCCAGCTTTAAAGAACAcctgaagatttttttcaagAAATTCAAAACATGAGTTTGTATCCCAGAAAATATATCAAATGAAACAGAGTACATAACAGCTTGTGCTGAAATTTGCCCTGGTTGTTGTAGAATTAAAGAAAGTCTCAGTTGTATTCGTTTAAGTTGCACTAATTCCTTTGGATATATTGGCATgttttacctacagtatatattcattatttatttatttttaattttttacaagaCAACTACATACcttggtgtgtccaaacttgtaCTGGGTATGATCTACATCAATTGAGCCCAAGAGTTTCTCTGAAGCTTTCTTGTTGTCAATGAACTGTCCTTCTGGGATGACACTGGCATTTAAGACTTTGTATCTGAACaaggaaaattaaaaatgtattacagaACAAACAAGTATATtttctaaatatacagtatatcttgtaaaacctttttattttcatatctcGGTATGAAATTAACATACCATGTGTCGAGGCAAATGGTATGTTTCATGATTCATGTGTGCTACATAACATATTGTgaaatgttgaatatttatattatatataaacagtgtGATTCAGTATACCTCTGCTTGAAGTCACCGTAGAGGATTCTGCTGGGGAATCCCTTTCTGCAGATTCTGATACCCTCCAGCACACCATTACACCTCAGCTGGTGGATGACCAGGAAGTTCTCCATCAGACCTAGCATagaaatgttatgttttttttgttatacagtCTGTATCATCAAAAGAGCTTATAAATTAGTTGTATAGGAAATTAAGTGTACCTGGTGTTTTAGACTCATTAGGAATCAAACAACGCACAAAGTGAGGATGAGTGCTCCTTAAATTAGTCATCAGCTTGCCCAAGTTCTCCTGCAGAAGACACAAGTAAGCAATTGCCAagttgatatactgtatattacaaccCATCTGCCAAAACTCTTACCCTAAAGACGGCAGACACTGTTTGAAAGGAGCCACCCTTCTTCTTGCCACCTTTCTTTCCGCCTCCACTGTCACCTGCTCAacagaatgtttaaaaagttttaaaatgaattttactttttaatatcttaatttttttcttctacattATTTGACCAAATTAACACATTCACTCATATATGATAGTTTAGATTAGTTAAGATTTGTCTAAAATTAGTACTAAGTTTTGCTTTGGTTAAAGTTTAAATCAAGATCAAACTCATAGCGTACCATCAGCAGAGGCATGACCAGCATACAGGAGGGCCAGCAGTTTGTTCGCTGATTTCTGGTACAACTGTACAACAGACTCGTTCAGTGGATCCTTGTTCTTGTCCAACCAGCCGGAAATGTTGTAGTCCACAGTGCCGGCGTAGTGCACCAGAGAGAAGTGTGCCTCAGCTTTGCCTTTGGCAGGCTTTGGCTTCTGGAAAGCATTGCATTTGCCAAGGTGCTGGTCATGAAGCTTGTTCTTGAAGGATGTGTCTGTGGCTTTGGGGAACATGCACTCCTCTTCAAGGATGGAGAAGATGCCCATTGGCTGTTGGTGAcagacttattttattttatttcactgcAGTATTAGTGATGACTGGGAATATTTCAGTGATATTGTTGATGGCATCACTGACACCACAGCAGCTTACCTTCTCAATGAGCTCAATGCAGGCAGCCAAGTCCATACCGAAGTCAATGAACTCCCAATCGATACCTTCTTTCTTGTACTCCTCTTGTTCCAGCACGAACATGTGGTGGTTGAAAAACTGTTGCAGTTTCTCATTTGTGAAGTTAATGCAGAGCTGCTCCAGGCTGTTGAACTGTTACAGGAGATCAGTACATTAAACGTTGCCAAAACTCCTTAAAAACCACTAAATCATGGAAAATAAGAATTATTTACATCAAAGATCTCAAATCCAGCGATGTCCAGCACTCCGATGTAGAACTGTCTTTGTTGCTTTGTGTCCAACATCTCGTTGATACGGATGACCATCCACAAGAACATTTTCTCATAGATGGACTTACAGAGCGCCGATACAGCATTGTTCACCTGAAGAATGCAAAAGTTTTATTGATATTATCctgcagtttgtttttctataaaCAAAACTCTATTCTTACTTTTAACGGTTGAATAATAAGACATTACCTGAGGTACAGTCTGGCCTTTGGTCACAAACTCATTTCCGACTTTGACTCTGGGGTAGCACAAAGCTTTCAGCATGTCAGCTGAGTTCAGGCCCAGAAGGTAGGCGATTTTATCAGCAACTGAAGTGAAAAATATTGTCTTAATAATCGGGAATGGCACACATCTAGTACTTTATATATTGATAGACTAGGTATATCTTGTAATTGCTTTCATACCCTCAGTGCCATCAGGCTCAGCCTGCTCCTCCCTCTGCTTCTGCTTGAACTTCATGCTGCCATGATGTATCACAGCACCGGTCAGCTTGTAGATGTTAATTTTCTCATCAGCGTTGAAGCCGAGAATGTCAATAGCCGTCTGTGTGATAAAAAGGAGAGCTTACTTGTGTGTATCTTCAaagtaaaaaggtttttaatgaAATCCGAACAAGTATTTTTTCCTACATCTGTGGCGATGAACTCCTCCACATCATTGATGCTCTTGACTGTGATTTCTCCCTGGCTGATCATTGGGTAGTCATAGGGGTTGGtggtgatgagcagtgcctcTGTATGATAATTAATTCAAATTGTATTAAGCCTACttagtttttacaaaataaaatgtttttttttttttaacatgatgaCTTTGACGTTCCTTACCAAGCAGCTCTGGTTTGTGTCCAGTCATGAGCTGGTAGAAAATGTGGTAGCTCCTCTCAGCAGACAGCTGGAAGGTGACTCTTGACTTTTCCAGCAGATCTGGTCACATTAAGATAAATACTTAAATgcttgcatgtattttttttaattttaggaggaaaaaaagaatcatggAACTTACAAGTTTCTATATCAGCTGAGGCCAACTTTCCAGTTTGTCCAAAATGAATTCTGATAAATTTACCCTATAAAGTTTAAAGATGGTTAAATTACTGTTTAACATTCATAATCTTGTAACATATTGGCTGCAATAGTCATGCAATCTAGGATTACTTACAAAACGAGAGGAGTTGTCATTTCTCACAGTCTTGGCATTACCATAAGCCTCCAGTAGGGGGTTGGCTGCAACAATTTGGTCTTCCAGTGACCCCTGGTGATGATTGCAGTTGTTTTAATGAGGTGTCTGAGGTCTGATTCTGTAATATAGCAATAATAATGATTCTCTTACCTGCATTTTGCCAGCAACAGGCTCTGCCTTCTTCTGTGTACTCATACCAACCATGGCAAAGTACTGAATGACACGTTTTGTGTTCACAGTCTTTCCTGCACCAGATTCTCCACTGGGGGTAGAACAGGAGAGTCCAGCATGAACAACTGTTTATTacatgtgcatacagtatatctagaGATGCATCTGTTTCATCATTAGGGAATTATTCTTTAGGAAGAGGTTTTGACTTACGTGATCAGGACTGACTGGTTCTCACGATCTAAAGGAATAACAGAAGAGCATTTTATATAATGCAATTAGCTATGTATAAAGTAAATGGAACATTTCAAAATATAATAAGAACATCATACCAGTGTGCATGAACTGATAGGCGTTATCAGAGATGGAGAAGATGTGAGGTGGAGCTTCAATTCTCTTCTTGCCTCTGTATCCTTGAACAACGATAGCGTCGTACACTGGGAGCCACTTGTAGGGGTTCACAGTGACGCAGAACAACCCTGAGTAGGTCTGAAGGGAGAGTGAAATTGAATTTTATCAAGTTTATGTCACTACAGTctcttatattttttcttcataacagattagtttttggtttgacTTACGTAGATCATCCATGCTGCGTAGCGCTCTTTGAGGTTATACAGCACACAGGGTTCATTGAGGTGGGTCATCATGACCATGTCCTCAATCTTGTCAAATTTGGGAGGATTCATGGGATAGACGTCATCCTCCTTAACTGTGAGAGTCTATGAAGTCAAAGATTAAATGCACATGGTTAGATGCATGCAGGCGtataaattatacatataatcTATAGAtttgtcaggttttttttttacttactttgcCGTTCAGAGTTTCAACAGTGGCTTTGCCACCCTCTTTACTCTTCAGTGTACCCTTGAGATACATCTCCGCTGCATCAGATACAAAGACTGCTGACTTGGCATCAAAAGGTTTGTTCTGAGCCTCAACCCGCTCTTTTTCTGTCTTCCGGAGGTAGATGGCCGCCGGGCCGAAACACTCCATCTCACCATCTCCCATGGTGcactttttatgtttaaattaaatacctAAACTCAATTTCTGAACTTGTGACAGCAAAAGGCAACCTATTGAATTGCATTGACCTATGTAAAAATCAAGCCTTTTACTACATTTCAGGTATCTTCAACCTTATCCTCAAACACCAATTGTGGCTTTCTGTCAAGTCTGTTTATTAGGTGGAATCAGGTACGAGTCCAGATTCTTTGGGAAGGAAACCTGCCACATTACAACCCATTAAGGATAAAATGCAGACACCTTGAAATCTGTAATTGATTTGTGTACAACTTACTGTGTTGCTCTTCCTGGGCCAAAAAGTTGCAAGACTTGTGCTGGATTCTGAAATGCATAAACACGTTATGAAAACTCACAAGTTCCTACTTCTAATGAAGAGTTAAAGAGAAGATGGGTCAAAATAACTAACTAAAGCATGctagtgtttatttaaataaaggtgAATGATTTACAATAAGTAATTGTAAAGGCATGTTTTGGCGATGTGTCTCACCTTCACTGGGTGGTTATATGTCCTTAGGGAAGTCCACCACtgatctgtatatatacactcgAATTGTTCAGTCAGCATGAGTGACTCGCTTTATTTGGCCGGGGATTTAAGTTGTTAAGCCATGATCCCGTGTTTATGTGTGAAATTTGGCTGTTAATTTTCTCATAGTCGCTGATTAATAGTCTTCAACACACGTTTGACAATACGTAGTACATTTCATACGATTTATTAATGTAGTGCAAGGAAGACACCTTTCCTAATAAACACTAGACAGTAAGTCAGCAGGTAAAAGGTGAGAATAACAGAATAATGATGTATATAATTTATGATGTAATGACAGTAAATTATTGATGACAGTATATCAGgtgttacagtacataataaCTCTTGGTATGTAATTATGTTTAAtagcacatttatatttttaggcCTGTAGTAACTATCCAGACCCTTTGGCTTGGTATAAATCTAATTAGGTGCTTATCATTCTTAATACTGAGCTTGTAGATAGACTAATCCGACTTGCATTTCAACAGTGCCTGACTTGACAATGGAGAAGCTGTCAAATGCCGACACTGGTATTCAGTGTCATGGAATTTGcagacacacatttttattaataagcaGTATGACAGTCAGATGGTCACTTTTAATTCAACTCCTGAGCAGTAGCCAAGGATTACTATTCatgttattcattttattattgccCCTGTTCTAGCATACATCCACCATTTAAACCAGGCcaatacatacataaaacataatcTTAAGTGGAGCAGTGTTGTTTTTGAGtctgttttttaaatgcaattaacatgccgtgAAAACTGATTCCTGCAGTGCATGAAACATTTTGTTCAGTTCAGCACCAGGACAGCCTTTGCTTTGCTCTGCCATGCTGTATGTCCTCATGAATCTGCAAACCCAAATCCATAGTTATTTTCCAAATTTTCAATAGGACATATCCTGTATTGTATTCGAGGTGTGACTCTAAGTGTGGTTAAAAGCAGCTCATATGACTTATTGGATAACAAGGACTAACCCCGGGGGAGAGCTTAGATGAACGGATTGAACTTGGCTTACAGTTTTCATACTCTCTGCATTTGTTATTTCTTCCCTTTACAGATTGTGAAGATTACTTCAAGAGTCTGAAATGGTATGTTGTAAgtagttattattttaataataataataataataataatagacatgaaaaatactgttttttgaaatattttggaataaatgCAACTATAATACTGTAATACAACTATAATACAAGTCCAAAGTTTGAAACTGTTTTGTTAGGATAAATAAGATTGGAGAGAAACCTCATACAGGATGATAAACAAAAATGCTAACACTTTCTGGTTGTGGTGTATGATATAAGAACACGCGTATGCCACCGGGCCACATGATGTACAAGACTTTGAAGAGAAAATTAAACTGTACCCCTAAAAATGTGCACATGAGCTCTGGAGACCACACGGTCTTTCAAAGCTTCCCGTCATGTATTGAAAATGACACCACATGCTGTACTGTGCACTACGCCGAGACCCTTTAAAGCAATAAAACTCTATAGTCTGTCACTGGTAACCCAACCTCCTTGTGTTGTACAAATGTTTCGGTCATCCCGTATCTGGTTATTTTATGACATGTTTAGAATGAAGATAGTGCTTTTTCCCCCCTACAGTCAACTGGCTGTgtgctataataataaaaaataaaaataaaaacctttctCCCTgtgcaaagtgttttttttatttttatacacaataCACTCGCCTTATCTTCTCCTCACTGGTTTACTTTTTTGTAGCAGCTCCATGTCCTGTGAtacgtacagtacatactgtactactgtaCACGCACTGGAAGTGTCCCAATGCAACCGACAATGAACCGTAGAGACAGGAAAAAGACCACGGAAAACTGCGTAATTCATTAAAGGCCAGGGCATTAGTCATAGGGACAGCTGAAACGGACACGTGTGCAACTCGATCTGATGTTGGCCTGAGACAAGAATATCAAAATAGTTGCAATAACATTCGTCTAGCTCGGTCCATAAAAATTTGGCACTCTGACCATCACCTTCAAGTGTGCCATGACAATGAGCTAAATATAGCCCACATGGATTTGTACCTGAAGCTAATGCACTGGTCTTTATTACATTAAAGGGGAAAAGTCACTCCAGGTCATTGCTTTTCAGCAGCTTGTCTTAGTTAAATATCTGTTAATCAAAATGTAAACTTCTAGACGTATAATTCTTTCTCATTAGCTTATAGTATCATCTACTGTCTTCTGTTCAGGCCCAGTCTCAGACGGGAACGAGAGTTAATTACTGATATTTATGGTTGGACTTCCATCTGGATGCCATCTCTAATGCCAGGGATATAGCTGGCTTGTGATTCGATTACGAACAGCAGGAAGTTATAATCAGAAGGCACAGTCAATCTTACTGACCCCAGTTTGGAACAGAGACAACAAGCGAAAAGATGCTTTTGGGATTGAGATCGTTCTAGGACATTAAATTGTCACGCGTGTGAATTATTGTTGTATTGCCACATATTGCCGTGTATCATGATTTTTACGCCCTGACAGACCGGATGAAGAAATAGCCAAGTGTCCAAGACTGACAGGAGGAACTGCTGAGCTGGGACTCGTCCTACTAATTCTCTGGGGGTTTACAAAAACTTATCTTAAAAGAACACTCTTACAACGTCCTTAGCAAGCCATGTGGGctttattacagtattaaattacattttaaacccTGTGATATCTTAATTATACAAGAGACTGTATACATTTTGACATTCCTTATCCAAATGTCCAGAGATTAAAAACCTTAATCGAAAGTGAAAGTGGGGTGAAATAGATGTAATAAAAATGGgcgagtggggaaaaaaaaagaatgctttgTTTCACATTATTATTTGCAGTCTgtaattattcattaatttacacTAACAGCGATGCATACATTGAGTATAATGTTGAACTGCCACACAAACAAAGCAGATCTTGTTGCACTTAACGAACATGCAGGACGTTTCTACACTTATCGCTGCTTCCCATCAGCCACCATTTGAATCACCACCACATCAAAGCCTGCATGAACAGTTTTACAATAATAAAGTGTAAGTGTACAAACGAAACTTTACAGTTGTTTGTTCACGGAAGCTCTTTTCAAATCTCTGGGTCTTCCGTTTTCAATAGTTATCGGAAACGGTTTAGTAAATGGCTGGCACCAAAAGTAATGTCTGAGCTTTATTGGAATTGGTGATTTGTtgattttacaaatttattacaACCTTAAAAAttggtataatataataaaggaATGTTTACTATTTACAGTTTCAACACAATAAAATTaagctgtatataaaaaaagagtcA
Protein-coding regions in this window:
- the LOC128511308 gene encoding myosin heavy chain, fast skeletal muscle-like, giving the protein MGDGEMECFGPAAIYLRKTEKERVEAQNKPFDAKSAVFVSDAAEMYLKGTLKSKEGGKATVETLNGKTLTVKEDDVYPMNPPKFDKIEDMVMMTHLNEPCVLYNLKERYAAWMIYTYSGLFCVTVNPYKWLPVYDAIVVQGYRGKKRIEAPPHIFSISDNAYQFMHTDRENQSVLITGESGAGKTVNTKRVIQYFAMVGMSTQKKAEPVAGKMQGSLEDQIVAANPLLEAYGNAKTVRNDNSSRFGKFIRIHFGQTGKLASADIETYLLEKSRVTFQLSAERSYHIFYQLMTGHKPELLEALLITTNPYDYPMISQGEITVKSINDVEEFIATDTAIDILGFNADEKINIYKLTGAVIHHGSMKFKQKQREEQAEPDGTEVADKIAYLLGLNSADMLKALCYPRVKVGNEFVTKGQTVPQVNNAVSALCKSIYEKMFLWMVIRINEMLDTKQQRQFYIGVLDIAGFEIFDFNSLEQLCINFTNEKLQQFFNHHMFVLEQEEYKKEGIDWEFIDFGMDLAACIELIEKPMGIFSILEEECMFPKATDTSFKNKLHDQHLGKCNAFQKPKPAKGKAEAHFSLVHYAGTVDYNISGWLDKNKDPLNESVVQLYQKSANKLLALLYAGHASADGDSGGGKKGGKKKGGSFQTVSAVFRENLGKLMTNLRSTHPHFVRCLIPNESKTPGLMENFLVIHQLRCNGVLEGIRICRKGFPSRILYGDFKQRYKVLNASVIPEGQFIDNKKASEKLLGSIDVDHTQYKFGHTKVFFKAGLLGALEEMRDEKLASLVTMTQALCRGYLMRREFVKMMERRESIYSIQYNIRSFMNVKHWPWMKLYFKIKPLLKSAETEKEMVAMKENFEKMKEDLAKALAKKKELEEKMVSLLQEKNDLQLQVTSETENLADAEERCEGLIKSKIQLEAKLKDTNERLEDEEEINAELTAKKRKLEDECSELKKDIDDLELTLAKVEKEKHATENKVKNLTEEMTSQDESIAKLTKEKKALQEAHQQTLDDLQAEEDKVNTLTKAKTKLEQQVDDLEGSLEQEKKLRMDLERAKRKLEGDLKLAQESIMDLENNKQQSDEKIKKKDFEVSQLLSNIEDEQSLGAQLQKKIKELQARIEELEEEIEAERAARAKVEKQRADLSRELEEISERLEEAGGATAAQVEMNKKREAEFQKLRRDLEESTLQHEAMAAALRKKQADSVAELGEQIDNLQRVKQKLEKEKSEYKMEIDDLSSNMESVAKAKANLEKMCRTLEDQLSELKTKNEENVRQLNDINTQKARLQTENGELSRQLEEKDALVSQLTRGKQAYTQQIEELKRVTEEEVKAKNALAHAVQSARHDCDLLREQFEEEQEAKAELQRGMSKANSEVAQWRTKYETDAIQRTEELEESKKKLAQRLQEAEESIEAVNSKCASLEKTKQRLQGEVEDLMIDVERANALAANLDKKQRNFDKVLAEWKQKYEEGQAELEGAQKESRSLSTELFKMKNSYEETLDHLETLKRENKNLQQEISDLTEQIGETGKTIHELEKAKKTVETEKSEIQTALEEAEGTLEHEESKILRFQLELNQVKGEIDRKLAEKDEEMEQIKRNSQRVIESMQTTLDSEVRSRNDALRVKKKMEGDLNEMEIQLSHANRQASEAQKQLRNVHGQLKDAQLHLDEAVRGQEDMKEQVAMVERRNNLMLAEIEELRSALEQTERGRKVAEQELVDASERVALLHSQNTSLINTKKKLEADLVQVQGEVDDTIQEARNAEEKAKKAITDAAMMAEELKKEQDTSAHLERMKKNLEVTVKDLQHRLDEAENLAMKGGKKQLQKLESRVRELESEVEAEQRRGADAIKGVRKYERRVKELTYQTEEDKKNVNRLQDLVDKLQLKVKAYKRQAEEAEEQANTHLSRYRKVQHELEEAQERADIAESQVNKLRAKSREAGKGKEE